One window of Salegentibacter sp. Hel_I_6 genomic DNA carries:
- a CDS encoding TRAP transporter large permease, translated as MEIFILVFSFIVMVAIRVPIAWSIGIASVLTLLFSIDTIPAFTTISQRVATGLDSFSLLAIPFFILAGHLMNSGGIAKRLIEFAKSLVGALPGGLAHVNIVAAMMFGAIAGSAGAAAAAIGSFMSERMEKEGYTKEYGVAVNVTSATTGLLIPPSNIFIIYSLASGGVSIGALFLAGYLPGILTGLILMIIALIWAKRKGFPKGERSSFKHIVRSFFDALPSLLLLIIIIGGIVGGIFTATEASSVAVVYCLILAFIYKELDLPKLKRVLIESVGTISLVMLLIAMSIAMSWVMSYENIPQEVTATLLSFSDNPIVVMILINLILLFVGAFMDMTPAVLIFTPIFLPVAVAMGIDPVHFGVIMILNLCIGLCTPPVGSVLFIGVGVANTTIQKVVKPLLPLFIGMLISLILVIVFPFLSLWLPELFGF; from the coding sequence ATGGAAATTTTTATTCTTGTTTTCAGCTTTATTGTTATGGTAGCCATTAGGGTACCCATCGCCTGGAGTATTGGCATAGCTTCAGTATTAACATTGTTATTTAGCATTGATACCATTCCTGCTTTTACAACTATTTCTCAAAGGGTGGCTACAGGTCTTGATAGTTTTTCACTTCTTGCCATTCCTTTTTTTATACTTGCCGGGCATTTAATGAATAGTGGCGGTATAGCAAAAAGATTAATCGAGTTTGCTAAATCTTTGGTAGGCGCATTGCCTGGAGGCCTAGCCCACGTTAATATTGTAGCCGCGATGATGTTTGGTGCAATAGCAGGTTCAGCGGGAGCTGCTGCAGCGGCAATTGGTAGTTTTATGTCTGAAAGGATGGAAAAAGAGGGATACACCAAAGAATATGGTGTGGCGGTAAATGTGACTTCGGCCACCACTGGCCTTTTAATTCCGCCAAGTAATATTTTTATTATTTATTCTCTTGCCAGTGGCGGGGTAAGTATAGGTGCATTATTTTTAGCGGGCTATTTGCCCGGAATCCTTACCGGTTTAATCTTAATGATTATCGCTTTAATTTGGGCAAAGAGAAAAGGCTTTCCAAAGGGGGAAAGAAGTTCTTTTAAACATATTGTCAGATCTTTTTTTGACGCGCTTCCCAGTTTACTTTTGTTAATTATAATTATAGGTGGTATCGTTGGAGGTATTTTTACCGCAACTGAAGCTTCATCTGTAGCAGTGGTCTATTGTCTTATACTGGCTTTTATTTATAAAGAGCTGGATCTGCCTAAACTTAAAAGGGTATTGATAGAATCAGTTGGAACAATTTCTTTGGTAATGCTTTTAATAGCTATGTCTATAGCCATGTCCTGGGTGATGTCTTATGAAAATATTCCGCAAGAAGTAACGGCCACTTTATTAAGTTTTAGTGATAACCCCATTGTGGTTATGATTTTAATAAACTTAATCCTGTTATTCGTGGGTGCATTTATGGATATGACACCTGCAGTTTTGATCTTTACACCCATATTTCTGCCCGTAGCAGTAGCTATGGGAATAGATCCGGTACATTTCGGGGTGATCATGATCCTTAATTTATGCATTGGTCTATGTACACCGCCTGTAGGATCTGTGTTGTTTATTGGAGTGGGAGTAGCCAATACTACTATTCAAAAAGTTGTAAAACCTTTATTGCCGCTTTTTATAGGAATGCTAATATCTTTAATCCTAGTTATAGTATTTCCTTTTCTAAGCTTATGGTTGCCTGAGTTATTTGGGTTTTAA
- a CDS encoding TRAP transporter small permease: MNKKLNWFLEWLVVILVTVMLFSVLWGVCSRYLLADQSSWTDELARFMLIWVSLFGAVYISGRNTHITIDLLPKSICEKAKLKLDIIVQLIIILFTAAIFVIGGGRYVYVSFKLEQTSAALGLPIGFVYMVLPISGLMIIYFKSVQMRETLQELKANR, from the coding sequence ATGAATAAGAAGCTAAATTGGTTTTTAGAGTGGTTGGTAGTAATTCTCGTAACAGTAATGCTATTTAGTGTATTGTGGGGAGTTTGTAGCCGCTATTTGTTAGCAGACCAAAGCTCCTGGACAGATGAACTTGCCAGGTTTATGCTTATCTGGGTAAGTTTATTCGGAGCTGTTTATATTTCCGGTAGGAATACCCATATTACCATAGACCTACTTCCTAAATCAATTTGCGAAAAAGCTAAGCTGAAACTAGATATAATTGTACAGCTTATTATTATACTTTTTACCGCCGCTATTTTCGTAATAGGTGGAGGGAGATATGTATATGTGTCTTTTAAGCTTGAACAGACTTCTGCGGCACTTGGCCTACCTATAGGCTTTGTTTATATGGTGTTGCCAATTTCGGGTCTAATGATTATTTATTTTAAAAGTGTTCAAATGCGGGAGACTCTTCAGGAATTAAAAGCAAATCGATAA
- a CDS encoding TRAP transporter substrate-binding protein, producing MRSFIKFFLAIFLFVSCSQKEETKSLKLSHGLSLDHPVHQALAFFAERVEKKSNGELIVEVYPGGQLGSERESLELLQLGGLAMTKVSSAVMENFSPKLRVFGYPYIFQDKEHRYKLYDSGLGNELLLDGEQYWLRGLTYFDAGSRSFYTTDTPIKTPSDLKGLKIRVMQSPTSISLIKSLGGSPTPVSWGELYTSLQQGVVEGAENNLPSFYTSRHYEICKNFSMDEHSAIPDILVISTLIYNKLSSEEKKWIQEAAQEAAVKQRELWEIAEKEALEAIKEEGVNITYPDKELFKKQSEHIIKDLKEEEPALYSIVQEIKDLRNE from the coding sequence ATGAGATCATTTATTAAGTTTTTTCTCGCCATTTTTCTTTTTGTTTCCTGTAGCCAGAAGGAAGAGACTAAGTCTTTAAAACTATCCCATGGTTTAAGTCTTGACCATCCGGTACACCAGGCTTTAGCATTTTTTGCCGAGCGGGTTGAGAAAAAATCTAATGGGGAATTAATAGTGGAAGTTTATCCAGGAGGACAATTGGGGTCTGAAAGGGAAAGTTTGGAATTATTACAACTCGGAGGTTTGGCTATGACAAAAGTCTCCTCTGCAGTAATGGAAAATTTTTCTCCTAAATTAAGGGTTTTCGGGTATCCATATATTTTTCAGGATAAGGAGCATCGTTATAAACTTTATGATAGTGGGCTGGGAAATGAACTGCTTTTAGATGGGGAGCAGTACTGGTTAAGGGGGCTAACTTATTTTGATGCAGGCAGCCGTTCTTTTTACACTACAGACACTCCTATTAAAACACCCAGTGATTTAAAAGGACTAAAAATTAGGGTTATGCAAAGTCCTACCTCAATTAGTCTTATTAAAAGCCTGGGAGGTTCACCAACCCCGGTTTCCTGGGGAGAATTATATACTTCATTGCAGCAGGGTGTTGTAGAAGGAGCAGAAAATAATTTGCCTAGTTTTTACACCTCAAGGCATTATGAAATCTGTAAGAATTTCTCGATGGATGAGCATTCTGCTATCCCTGATATCCTGGTGATTAGCACATTGATTTATAACAAGTTATCTTCGGAAGAAAAAAAATGGATTCAGGAGGCGGCACAGGAAGCTGCTGTGAAACAGAGAGAGTTATGGGAAATTGCTGAAAAAGAAGCTTTAGAAGCAATTAAAGAAGAAGGGGTTAATATAACTTATCCTGATAAAGAGTTATTTAAAAAGCAAAGCGAGCATATAATTAAAGATTTAAAGGAAGAAGAACCTGCTTTATATTCTATAGTCCAGGAAATTAAAGATTTAAGAAATGAATAA
- a CDS encoding bifunctional 4-hydroxy-2-oxoglutarate aldolase/2-dehydro-3-deoxy-phosphogluconate aldolase translates to MKRLSRPEIAIKMKESGLVPLFYNEDYALVEKVVLAAYRGGARFFEFTHRGELAHEVFIDLVKFSRKECPEMILGVGSVADAGTAALYMNLGAEFVVSPALREDVAKVCNRRKVLYLPGCGSLTEICQAEELGCEIVKLFPAAVLGPDFVKAVKGPQPWTSIMPSGGVTLEKENITQWLDAGVTCVGMGSALIPKEKVKKADFKSIENNVEKVLEIISEIRSK, encoded by the coding sequence ATGAAAAGATTATCGAGACCGGAAATTGCGATAAAGATGAAAGAATCTGGCTTAGTGCCCTTGTTCTATAATGAAGATTATGCCCTGGTTGAAAAAGTTGTTCTCGCCGCTTATAGAGGTGGCGCGAGGTTTTTTGAATTTACGCATAGGGGAGAATTGGCTCACGAAGTATTCATCGATTTGGTGAAATTCTCAAGAAAAGAATGCCCTGAAATGATACTGGGAGTAGGCTCTGTAGCCGATGCCGGTACTGCTGCGCTTTATATGAATTTGGGCGCAGAATTCGTGGTAAGCCCGGCTTTGCGAGAAGACGTAGCTAAAGTTTGTAACCGCCGGAAAGTTTTATACCTGCCCGGATGTGGAAGCTTAACCGAAATTTGCCAGGCAGAAGAATTAGGCTGTGAAATCGTAAAATTATTTCCTGCCGCAGTTTTAGGACCAGACTTCGTTAAAGCCGTAAAAGGTCCGCAACCCTGGACATCGATTATGCCCAGCGGCGGCGTTACCCTGGAAAAGGAAAATATTACTCAATGGCTTGATGCCGGTGTAACTTGTGTGGGGATGGGTTCAGCACTTATTCCGAAAGAAAAAGTGAAAAAAGCTGATTTTAAATCCATAGAAAATAATGTAGAAAAAGTACTGGAAATAATTTCAGAAATAAGGTCTAAATGA
- a CDS encoding sugar kinase, producing MKKLVSLGELLMRLSCEDAHRFSQVNNFKVVYGGSEANVLITAANFGLETEFISVLPENDLGKSALNDLRNNKVGLNHIKFQGNRLGLYFLETGAINRPGKVIYDRENSAFSAIDPKDFNWDEIFEGCNWFHWSGITPAISANAAKVCLQALEVAKSKGIKISGDLNYRGNLWQYEGANPKEIMSELVEKTDVLLAGSYACSQFFDIKNAQNNTELSKALAEKFPSLEKIAITNRNELNASHHKWSADLFTGSTLLSSSEYDIYPIVDRVGAGDSFMGALIYGLQHFDNQRALDFATAASCLKHSIIGDFNRVSKEEVLELIEGDGSGRIKR from the coding sequence ATGAAAAAGCTGGTAAGCCTGGGGGAATTATTAATGCGACTTTCTTGTGAAGACGCACATAGATTTTCGCAGGTAAATAATTTTAAAGTGGTTTATGGGGGTAGTGAAGCCAATGTGCTTATTACTGCTGCAAACTTCGGCTTAGAGACAGAGTTTATTAGTGTTTTACCCGAAAACGATTTAGGTAAGTCAGCGCTAAACGATCTAAGAAATAACAAGGTTGGTTTAAATCATATCAAATTTCAGGGAAACCGATTAGGACTTTATTTTTTAGAAACAGGAGCGATTAATCGACCCGGGAAAGTAATTTATGACCGCGAGAATTCAGCATTTTCAGCAATAGATCCAAAAGATTTTAATTGGGATGAGATTTTTGAAGGTTGTAACTGGTTTCATTGGTCTGGGATTACACCCGCAATTTCAGCAAATGCAGCAAAAGTTTGTTTACAGGCACTTGAAGTAGCGAAAAGTAAAGGGATTAAAATTTCAGGAGATCTTAATTATCGTGGAAATCTTTGGCAATATGAAGGAGCCAATCCAAAAGAAATTATGAGTGAGTTGGTAGAAAAAACCGATGTTTTACTTGCGGGATCTTATGCGTGTAGTCAATTTTTTGATATAAAAAATGCTCAAAATAATACTGAACTTTCTAAAGCCCTTGCAGAAAAATTTCCTTCATTAGAAAAAATAGCGATTACGAACAGGAATGAATTAAACGCTTCTCATCATAAATGGTCTGCCGATCTTTTTACGGGATCAACATTACTATCATCGTCAGAATATGATATTTATCCAATTGTAGATCGTGTAGGCGCGGGCGATAGTTTTATGGGAGCACTTATTTACGGGCTTCAACATTTTGATAATCAAAGAGCCCTTGATTTTGCTACCGCTGCCTCTTGTTTAAAACATTCAATTATAGGTGATTTTAATAGGGTGAGTAAGGAGGAAGTGCTGGAACTGATTGAGGGCGATGGCTCAGGACGAATTAAAAGATAA
- the uxaC gene encoding glucuronate isomerase, translating into MMNFIEEDFLLENRFAKELYERYAKDMPIIDYHCHLPVEDIAEDRQFKNLTEIWIAGDHYKWRAMRALGIEEKYITGDSSDEEKFEKWAATIPYTLRNPLYHWTHLELQRYFGITDLLSEKNAKKVYNQCNSLLATQAYSTRNLLKKMNVKVVCTTDDPADDLKYHKKIAEDDFGVKVLPTFRPDSLLNIENDNFSAYLKKVGKQTEVNIENFSSLLEAIEARIEYFHQHGCRLSDHGLERMCSEDFSENEIDTLLKKKLVGEIITLKEAEKYQSALMLKMGAFYAKRNWTMQLHLGPVRDTNSKLLNQIGKDAGVDSIGDLNQAKPLAKFLDTLNKEDKLPKTILYNVNPADNEVMATMAGNFMGDTPKGKIQHGSAWWFLDQKDGMEKQLNSLSNMGLISCFVGMLTDSRSFLSVPRHEYFRRVLCNLFGKDIEAKELPEDMEWIGKIIQDICYYNAASYFQFPEMNKK; encoded by the coding sequence ATGATGAATTTTATTGAAGAAGATTTTCTTCTTGAAAATAGGTTTGCCAAAGAGCTTTACGAGCGCTATGCCAAAGATATGCCTATTATAGATTATCACTGCCATCTGCCTGTAGAAGATATAGCCGAAGACAGGCAGTTTAAAAATCTGACCGAAATATGGATTGCCGGAGACCATTATAAATGGCGTGCAATGCGAGCGCTGGGGATTGAAGAAAAATACATTACCGGAGACAGCAGCGATGAAGAAAAATTTGAAAAATGGGCGGCGACGATTCCTTATACGCTAAGAAACCCGCTTTATCACTGGACGCATTTAGAATTGCAACGCTATTTTGGAATAACAGATTTGTTAAGTGAGAAAAATGCCAAAAAAGTTTACAATCAATGCAATTCTTTGTTGGCTACTCAGGCTTATTCTACCCGGAATTTGCTAAAGAAAATGAATGTAAAAGTGGTTTGCACTACCGATGATCCTGCCGATGATTTAAAGTATCATAAAAAAATAGCCGAAGATGATTTTGGAGTAAAAGTGCTTCCAACCTTTAGGCCCGATTCCTTATTAAATATTGAAAATGATAATTTTTCAGCATATTTAAAGAAAGTTGGAAAGCAAACTGAGGTGAATATTGAAAACTTTAGTTCACTTCTAGAAGCCATTGAAGCCAGGATTGAATATTTCCATCAGCATGGATGCAGACTATCAGATCACGGTTTGGAAAGAATGTGTTCTGAAGATTTTTCAGAAAATGAAATAGATACCTTGCTTAAAAAGAAACTGGTAGGAGAAATTATTACTCTTAAAGAAGCTGAAAAATATCAGTCTGCTCTAATGCTAAAAATGGGAGCATTCTACGCAAAAAGAAACTGGACCATGCAGTTACACCTTGGTCCTGTTCGCGATACTAATTCTAAATTACTCAACCAAATAGGAAAAGATGCGGGTGTAGATAGTATTGGCGATCTAAACCAGGCAAAGCCTTTAGCGAAGTTTTTAGATACATTGAATAAAGAAGATAAGTTACCAAAAACCATTCTTTATAATGTGAACCCGGCTGATAATGAGGTTATGGCGACAATGGCCGGAAATTTTATGGGAGACACCCCAAAAGGGAAAATCCAGCACGGTTCTGCCTGGTGGTTTTTAGACCAAAAAGATGGAATGGAAAAACAATTGAATTCGTTATCAAATATGGGTTTAATAAGCTGTTTCGTGGGTATGTTAACCGATAGTAGAAGCTTTCTTTCAGTGCCTCGTCACGAATATTTTAGACGTGTTTTATGTAATTTATTTGGAAAAGACATAGAAGCTAAAGAACTTCCTGAAGATATGGAATGGATTGGAAAAATAATCCAGGATATATGTTATTATAATGCAGCATCTTATTTTCAATTTCCAGAAATGAACAAAAAGTAA
- a CDS encoding glycoside hydrolase family 3 C-terminal domain-containing protein codes for MKYNVLTTVFSVFILLCWSVVSAQGEPKNYDFNDESLSIDERVTDLVNRLTLEEKAMQMMHDSPAIERLGIPEYNWWNEALHGIGRSGVATVFPQAIGMGATFDEDLIFEVASAISDEARGTHNTAVENGYRRQYSGLTFWTPNINIFRDPRWGRGQETYGEDPFLTSRLGVAFVKGLQGDDDKYLKTAAAAKHYAVHSGPEKLRHEFNAVATQKDMWETYLPAFEALVDANVETIMCAYNATNGEPCCSNEYLLTDVLREKWGFKGHVVSDCWALEDFFGGHDVVETAEEAAALGIKSGVNLNCGSVYPSLVGAVEKGLVTEEEIDEQLAVLLKTKFKLGLFDSPDKNPYSKLSAKDINTKENRALARETAQKSMVLLKNDDVLPLKNDLAKYFITGPNATSIEILLGNYHGVNPNLVTIIEGIAGAIEPQSQLQYRQGTLLDRPNANPQDWASPNAANSDATIAVLGISGVLEGEEGESIASETFGDRYDYNLPENQLDYLRKLNEAAGDNPVIAVITGGSPMNLEEVHELADAVLLVWYPGEEGGNAVADIIFGDVSPSGRLPITFPKSLDDLPDYEDYTMKGRTYKYMEVDPMYPFGYGLSYSNFEYSEIKLSEERIRKGKSLEASIEVSNTGDYEAEEVVQLYVSDMETSVDAPKYQLYGIKRINLEGGSSEEITFDITPEMMELVDDEGESVLEKGEFKIYIGGSSPSSRSLELGAAQFKEAVFTLR; via the coding sequence ATGAAATATAATGTGTTGACTACTGTTTTTTCGGTTTTTATCCTGCTTTGCTGGAGTGTAGTTTCTGCTCAGGGAGAACCTAAAAATTATGATTTTAATGATGAATCTTTAAGTATAGATGAGCGAGTAACTGATTTAGTCAATCGATTGACTTTAGAAGAAAAGGCCATGCAAATGATGCATGACAGTCCGGCGATAGAACGTTTGGGTATTCCTGAATATAACTGGTGGAACGAAGCGCTGCACGGGATAGGGCGTTCTGGCGTGGCTACAGTTTTTCCGCAGGCAATTGGGATGGGAGCTACTTTTGATGAAGATCTAATTTTTGAAGTTGCTTCTGCAATTTCAGACGAAGCAAGAGGAACGCATAACACCGCTGTAGAAAACGGATATAGAAGACAGTATAGCGGACTTACGTTTTGGACACCAAACATCAATATTTTTCGTGACCCGCGTTGGGGTAGAGGTCAGGAGACTTATGGGGAAGATCCATTTCTGACTTCAAGATTAGGAGTAGCTTTTGTAAAAGGACTTCAGGGAGATGATGATAAATACCTTAAAACTGCCGCAGCTGCTAAGCATTATGCGGTACATAGTGGCCCGGAAAAGTTGAGACATGAATTTAATGCAGTAGCTACCCAAAAAGATATGTGGGAAACGTATTTACCCGCTTTCGAAGCATTGGTAGATGCAAATGTGGAAACCATAATGTGCGCTTATAATGCTACAAATGGAGAGCCTTGCTGCTCCAACGAATATTTGCTTACCGATGTTTTGCGAGAAAAATGGGGTTTTAAAGGGCACGTGGTTAGTGATTGTTGGGCTTTGGAAGATTTTTTCGGCGGTCACGATGTTGTTGAAACTGCTGAAGAAGCTGCGGCTCTGGGAATAAAAAGTGGTGTTAACCTTAATTGTGGGAGCGTTTATCCTTCATTAGTGGGAGCAGTAGAAAAAGGTTTAGTTACAGAAGAAGAAATTGATGAGCAGCTTGCTGTTTTATTGAAAACAAAATTTAAACTGGGGCTTTTTGATTCGCCCGATAAAAATCCATATTCAAAATTAAGTGCGAAAGACATTAATACCAAAGAAAATCGAGCTTTGGCAAGGGAAACCGCGCAAAAATCTATGGTTTTGTTGAAGAATGATGATGTTTTACCTTTAAAAAATGATTTGGCCAAATACTTTATCACTGGGCCAAATGCCACCAGTATAGAAATTCTACTGGGGAATTATCACGGTGTAAATCCTAATTTGGTAACTATTATTGAAGGAATTGCTGGGGCTATAGAACCTCAAAGCCAGTTGCAGTATCGCCAGGGAACGTTGCTGGATCGCCCTAATGCTAATCCGCAGGATTGGGCTTCACCAAATGCTGCAAACAGCGATGCGACTATTGCTGTTTTGGGAATTTCAGGTGTTTTGGAAGGAGAAGAAGGGGAATCCATCGCTTCAGAAACTTTTGGAGATCGTTATGATTATAATTTACCGGAAAACCAATTGGATTATTTACGTAAATTGAACGAAGCAGCAGGAGATAACCCGGTAATTGCCGTAATTACTGGTGGAAGCCCTATGAATTTGGAAGAAGTACACGAACTTGCAGATGCGGTTTTGCTGGTTTGGTATCCCGGTGAGGAAGGTGGAAATGCTGTAGCCGATATCATTTTTGGTGATGTTTCACCATCTGGGAGACTGCCAATTACTTTTCCTAAATCATTAGACGATCTTCCCGATTATGAAGATTATACAATGAAAGGAAGAACTTATAAATATATGGAGGTAGATCCTATGTACCCCTTTGGTTATGGATTGAGTTATTCGAATTTTGAATATTCAGAAATAAAATTATCTGAAGAACGAATAAGAAAAGGAAAAAGTTTGGAAGCGAGTATTGAGGTTTCCAATACCGGGGATTATGAAGCAGAAGAAGTGGTGCAATTGTATGTTTCAGATATGGAAACTTCTGTAGATGCTCCAAAATATCAACTTTATGGTATTAAAAGAATTAACCTGGAAGGTGGAAGTTCCGAAGAAATCACCTTTGACATTACTCCCGAAATGATGGAATTGGTAGATGATGAGGGGGAGAGTGTATTAGAAAAAGGAGAATTTAAAATATACATTGGAGGATCCAGTCCTTCGTCAAGAAGCCTGGAATTAGGAGCAGCCCAATTTAAAGAAGCTGTGTTCACTTTAAGATAA
- a CDS encoding alpha-glucuronidase family glycosyl hydrolase, whose protein sequence is MKLKKYLVLALVGFFAFNIQAQQGYDLWLDYKKIDNPLYQEKYSPYFNNVELVGNSSTMNAIKEELQLAKTGFAFGDSTSNSNHKIIIGIQSNLPPAIKNKINTENIGEEGYTINTLDNGETIVVSGNSEVALLYGTFGLLREIQQGNEISDLNIEEEPKIQKRVLNHWDNLDRTVERGYAGFSIWDWHQLPGLIKPEYKDYARANAAIGINGTVLVNVNSNALILTPHYIEKVKALAEVFRPYGIQVYLTARFSAPIELGDLDTADPLNEDVRKWWKDIADEIYAEIPDFGGFLVKADSEGQPGPFQYDRTHVDGANMLAEAVAPHDGIIMWRAFVYSEEDTDDRAKQAYDQFIPYDGKFADNVLVQVKNGAIDFQPREPFHPMFGAMPDTPLMMEFQITQEYLGFSSHLVFLPKLFEEVLDEDTFSDGENSTVAKVIDGTNSNKKLTGIAGVANIGTEKNWTGHPFGQANWYGFGRLAWDPYMDSKDIAKEWLKIKFSNEDNFVKPMTELLLNSREAVVNYMTPLGLHHIMATSHHYGPGPWVDDLGRPDWNPVYYHKADENGVGFDRTNSGSDALSQYAKPIQEKYSSPETTPEKYLLWFHHLPWDYEMENGESLWNNIALHYQTGVEQVEEMQDTWATMEQYVNEQEFEKTSMLLEIQLKEAKWWRDACLSYFKQFSKMKLPAGVPEPEHDLEYYKSIERPYAPGINPSW, encoded by the coding sequence ATGAAGTTAAAAAAATATTTAGTCCTGGCCCTTGTTGGCTTTTTCGCTTTTAATATCCAGGCTCAACAAGGTTATGATCTCTGGTTGGATTATAAGAAAATTGATAATCCTCTTTACCAGGAAAAATATAGCCCTTATTTTAATAATGTAGAACTCGTGGGCAATTCTTCAACCATGAACGCTATTAAAGAAGAATTACAACTAGCAAAAACGGGATTCGCATTTGGGGATTCCACCTCAAATTCCAATCATAAAATAATTATAGGAATTCAAAGCAATCTGCCTCCCGCAATTAAAAACAAGATCAATACTGAAAACATTGGAGAGGAAGGCTATACCATTAATACTTTAGATAACGGGGAAACGATAGTAGTAAGCGGAAATTCTGAAGTCGCCTTACTTTACGGGACCTTTGGATTACTTCGCGAGATACAGCAAGGCAATGAGATTTCAGATTTAAATATTGAAGAAGAACCTAAAATTCAAAAGCGCGTACTTAACCATTGGGATAATCTAGATCGTACTGTAGAACGTGGTTACGCCGGTTTTTCCATTTGGGATTGGCATCAATTACCTGGTTTAATCAAACCTGAATATAAAGACTACGCCCGCGCAAATGCAGCCATAGGAATTAACGGAACTGTTCTAGTCAATGTAAATTCAAACGCGCTAATACTCACACCTCATTATATTGAAAAAGTTAAAGCCCTTGCAGAAGTTTTCCGCCCTTACGGTATTCAGGTTTACCTTACGGCAAGATTCTCTGCACCTATAGAACTTGGTGATTTGGACACTGCTGATCCTTTAAATGAGGATGTAAGAAAATGGTGGAAAGATATTGCTGATGAAATTTACGCGGAAATTCCCGATTTCGGCGGTTTTCTGGTTAAAGCAGATTCTGAAGGGCAACCCGGGCCTTTTCAATATGACAGAACACACGTAGATGGGGCCAATATGTTGGCCGAAGCAGTTGCTCCTCACGATGGAATTATCATGTGGCGCGCATTTGTTTATTCAGAAGAAGATACCGACGATAGGGCAAAACAAGCCTATGATCAATTTATTCCTTATGATGGTAAATTTGCCGATAATGTGTTGGTACAGGTTAAAAATGGAGCGATAGATTTTCAACCACGAGAACCTTTTCATCCAATGTTTGGGGCAATGCCCGATACTCCACTAATGATGGAATTTCAGATTACCCAGGAATACCTTGGCTTTAGTTCTCATCTGGTTTTTCTTCCAAAATTGTTTGAAGAAGTACTGGATGAAGACACCTTTTCTGATGGCGAAAATTCTACCGTAGCTAAAGTTATAGACGGTACTAATTCAAATAAAAAATTAACCGGAATTGCAGGGGTAGCCAATATAGGAACTGAAAAAAACTGGACCGGTCATCCTTTTGGACAGGCCAACTGGTATGGTTTCGGAAGATTAGCCTGGGATCCTTACATGGATTCTAAGGATATCGCAAAAGAATGGTTGAAGATAAAATTTTCTAATGAAGATAATTTCGTAAAACCAATGACCGAATTATTATTGAATTCTCGTGAAGCAGTTGTAAATTATATGACTCCGCTGGGCTTACATCATATTATGGCGACTAGCCATCACTATGGCCCAGGGCCTTGGGTAGATGATTTAGGACGTCCAGATTGGAATCCGGTTTACTATCATAAAGCCGATGAAAATGGTGTTGGTTTTGATAGAACTAATTCTGGTAGTGATGCTCTTTCGCAGTATGCTAAACCTATTCAAGAAAAATACAGTTCCCCTGAAACTACTCCAGAAAAATATTTACTTTGGTTTCACCATCTGCCCTGGGATTACGAAATGGAAAATGGAGAATCGCTTTGGAACAATATTGCTTTACACTATCAGACAGGAGTTGAACAGGTTGAAGAAATGCAGGACACCTGGGCAACTATGGAACAATATGTTAATGAGCAGGAGTTTGAAAAAACTTCGATGTTGCTTGAAATTCAGTTAAAAGAAGCTAAGTGGTGGAGAGATGCCTGCTTAAGCTATTTTAAGCAATTTTCTAAAATGAAATTGCCAGCAGGAGTACCAGAACCAGAGCACGATCTTGAATATTATAAATCAATTGAACGTCCTTATGCACCAGGCATAAATCCTTCCTGGTAA